TaactccctctgggaagcctgccCCAGGCCCCGACACAAAGGCATGCCCATAGCCCTGCCCACAGACCACATCAACCAGGACATCTTAGTATGCCAGGTGGACTATGGCAGTGGCCTTGGCTGACAGCTCACAGGCTCAgctgtccccagggcctggtTTGTCACCAGATGCCTGAGGACCACAGGACCAACATTTTCAGAGCAGCTTGAGAGACCCAGGGCCTGACAGGCTAAGCTAAACCTGTCTTGAGGACTGGATGGGCAGTGGCTCAGGGCCAGATGGTACAAAGAGGTTAAGAAGAAAGACCTCAGAAAGACATGAGCAAAACCAGTAAAGAGAGCATGGGGAGCCTAATAGCACACGCAGGCCTGTGCGCACACATCTGCAATACCCATCTATGCTTGGGCCACAGGAAACCATGACGGTCCCTCCCCAACATTAACTGAGGGTCTCCACTGGAATGACAGAGGCTGACACACACGTATGACACAGTGACCCCCAACCTGAGCCCAGGATACCCGCTGGGTGGGGCAAGAACGTGAGGCTgcagcccagcccctccccaggagCCCACCCAGGACCTACCTCCAGTTTGCGGGACACGAGAGTCAGCGCTGTGGGGTCCAGGTTGGAAGCCGCCAGCACCTCATTGAACTGCACCTCTTTCTTCTCCACAGCAGCACTCAGCGCCTGTAGCTTACGCTCCAGCACCAGATTTTTGAAGCCCACCTTCTGCTGTACCTCCAGGATGGCTGCAGTGAATTTCCGATATAGCTCATCCCGCTCCTGCTGCACCTGCAAGGGTCAGGTGGTGATAAAGAGGCCACCTCCCCTGGGGGCGTGGCACTAGGGAGAAGCCTCTTCCTACCTCTGCCCCCCAGCTCCACCCCTGCCTGGGCCAGAACATACCAATTCTGCAGAATCAATTCACCAGTACCCACCCATGGGTGGGTCTCTGTGTTGTCTACACTGCCTGCACACCCACGCTCTGTGATAGATTAAAGATGTGCAGCCGTCCACGCTGTGGAAGGCAGGAGGAAACACTAATCAGATCCATTTCCACTAAGCTGTTTCAGGAAGCAGCCAGGTACCCTGATGAGAGGTAGTCAGGCCCCACAGAGGGGTTGGGTTTGGGCAGTAGGCTCAGGAAAGACCCTGTCCCTGATCACCCCTACGTGAGATCAAGGCATCAACTCCATCAAGCAATGTTGAGGGGATGCACTCCCTGTGCCAGCCTCAGAGCCCAGAGCTCCACACGTCAACATGCCCCACAAATAGCAGATCTACAGAACAACTCTGGAGCCAACTGCCTGCCGATAAATAAaggtgttcttttaaaaagagctttcatttcttttacttttcactgTGCACATAAAAGAGCAAGACTTTGTGGaagtataaaaagtaaaacaccCCTTAACCAACCTCCCAGAGGCCACATATGAACATATGCTATAACCCCTTCCAGAATGTTCTCTACAGGTATAAAAACATACCTTACAGCTAGAAAGAGAAGAGGATTCTGCTCAAACCCACAGCATCTTATGCTTCCCCTTACTGTACAGTTTTCCCTAGATTTGCTTCAATCTAGTCCCTGTCACTTTGGTCTTTAAAAGTTGttgacagggcagcccgggtggctcagcagtttagcaccaccttcagcccaggttgtgatcctggagacccggaatcgagtcccacatagggctcctagcatggagcctacttctccctctgcctgtgtctctgcctctctctctctctctctctctctctcgctgtgtctctcatgaataaaataaataaaatatttttaaaaaataataaaaaattaaataaaaaataaaagctgttgacaggggcacctgggtggctcagttgttgagtgtctctctggctcaggtcatgatcccagggtcctgggacggaataaaacatcaggctcaccacagggagcctgcttcttccctccctctgcctgtgtctctgcctctctctctatgtctctcatgaacaaataaataaaatctttaaaaaaaatttttttaattttaaaaattatccaattactttttttttttaatttttatttatttatgatagtcacagagagagagagagagagagagagagagagacagagacacaggcagagggagaagcaggctccatgcaccgggagcccgacgtgggattcgatcccgcgactccaggatcgcgccctgggccaaaggcaggcgccaaaccgctgcgccacccagggatcccattatccaattacttaattaaaataagatgaacataaaaaaataaaaagaacagctCCTCTGAGCAAACTTTATCCAAATTCTGAACAACAAACCTTCTGGCCCAGCAATCCTACTGCCAGAGATTGACTTTCTTAAAAGAGATGCTCACagttacacaaagataaactccataggcaccttggtgactcagtcggggaagcctctgccttgggctcaggtcagaatcccaaggtcctgggatcaagccccacattgggttccctgctcagtagggagtctgcttctccctctgcccttcccccaccccactcggtttttttttttttttctctctctctctcaaataaataaatagaatcttttgttaaaaaagaaaaaacttgggatccttgggtggcacagcggtttggggcctgcctttggcccagggcgcgatcctggagacccgggatcgaatcccacgtcaggctcctggtgcatggagcctgcttctctctctctctctctctctgactatcataaataaattaaaaaaaaaaaaaaaaacttaaaaggatGATTGTGGCTGCCATGTTTGCAACAGCAAAGGACTGAAACAGATATCTGTCCAGGGGAACTGGCTGCATGAACAGTGGGGCCCTCAGACAAGGAGCCTAACCTGGCTGTTCTATGTGCACAAtctggagagagagcacaactaagtggagattaaaaaaagaaaagaaaagaaaaagcgcATGAAGCCATAGCTATACAAAGATACACAGGAAGTCTGTGAGAAACTCAAGGAGCTGCTACCACTTGTGAGGAGAACAGCGCTGAGCAGCAGGAAGGCCCTCTCATGTTCACTTACAGATGTCAGGATTCCATGACTTCCTTACTTACCAAGCACGCCTAACACTTTAGTACTTAGAGACACGTCTATAGATGAAAAAGATCCCAGATGCAAGGGGCCAGGTACCCTTCATGTGTCTCAGAGATGAGCCTGCAGGAGAACTGGGAATGACTAGCTCCCACCAGGGCATCTGCGGGGCCTTCTACAGAACATGCCACAGGTTTGTGCCTCATCACCTCATAGAGCCTTGCAGAATGAGGAGTGGGCAACAGGACTCCTAGCTTCAAACCTTGAAAACCCAGCAACAGCACTAAGACCTCTGGGAACCAGGTGCAGGAAGAGTTCCTCACTGATCAGGCATCCAACCAGCCCGCTGCAGGACCCGCCCAGCACCTGCTCACCTTGAGGAACCGCTGCTCCAGCACCTCATGTTCCCACTGTAGGGCCTTCAGCTCTTTCTCAGCGACCTTCAAACGGGCTTTTGTACactggagagaaaatgaggggtaGCACACAAAAAGTATTCGGATCAGGCATCCACATAGCACAGGCTCCTAGGGGGCGGCAAGCCCAAAAATAATCATCGGAAAGAGCTGGCTCAGGATCACctggtgactcttgatctcagggttaggagCTCAAGGCCCACACTGGCTGTAGACTGcttcaatagaaagaaaaaagaagaaaagaaagaaaaaaaagaaaagaaaagaaagaaaagagaaaaaaagaaaagaaaagaaaagaaagaaaagaaagaaaagaaaagaaaagaaaagaaaagaaaagaaaagaaaagaaaagaaaagaaaagaaaagaaaaaagaaaaagaaaaagaaaaagaaaaagaaaaagaaaaagaaaaagaaaaagaaaaagaaaagaaggcagcctgggtggctcagcggtttagcgccacgttcggcccagggtgtgatcctggggtctaggatcgagtcccacattgggctccctacatggagcctgcttctccctctgcctgtgtctctgcctctgtgtgtgtgtgtgtgtgtgtgtctcatgaataaataaatacaatcttaaaaaaaaaaaaagaaaagaaaatagaaagcaagcaagcaagcacgaGCTGGCTCAAAGACACAAGAAGCTAAGCCTAACACTGGCAGGCTGGTAGGAATGTCTCACAGAGCACGCACCAACTTCCCCTCCCATCTATGGAGGACACCAGTCAAACAAAGGAGAGATGCATGTGTCCCTAAAGGCCAAACCCTGCTCTGGGTCTCAGGAGACAGCTTACTGATGTTCTTCTCCTGAGCCCTGGAGAAAGTGTGAGAGAGGTAAATTCAGGAGGAAACTCACAatcagaatctgcttgtcccacTCATAGTTCCTGAGCTTCTTCTGCATTTCGTTCATGTCATCCCGAGCCTTCTGGAGAGGGTCTGCCAGGCGCTTGTTCTGCATGGACACCTCCATCATCTCCTTCTCGAGGTGATCTTCCTTCTTGCGCATGTCCTCCATTTGTTCCTGTTGGCACAAGCACAGGTGTGGAAGGGTTAGGCAAAGCAGAGGGAGCTGCGGTCTTTGGGGGTGAGGGCCCTCCTGGCCTCAAAGAACAGCCCTGAGGTCCTAGACCTATTTTATGTATAAACAGAGTAATTTTGCATGGTCTTAACTTATTCTGAATTTTCTAGGAATGCCCCTTCTACACAAATTGAGATAACACTTTGCTCAGGACCCATGGGGCATTCCCCACTTTGGGAACTCTGCCACTGCCAGCACTTACAGGATGATGACACCACTCGTGCAGCCATGCTGTAGCTCCCACTGCAATTCTGCATGACCTTTTCTACCTGTCAGATGCATCCTGCCCCATATCCCCATCTACACTATACTCAGGGCAACATCCTGGCTGTTTTCAGCTATAAATGTGGAGAGGTTACACTATCTATGAATTTCAGTCAAGGACAACAGATATTTTTGTAAGTAGGGATGTTGGGCCCAATGGGGCCAAGGGCTAGTGTCTGGACTCCTGATCTGGTCAGCCCTTGAGTGGCACCTTGAGGGAGTTGATGAGGGCCAGATTGTTGAGGGTGATGTCGTTGTAGTAGTTCTTGATGTCTGTAAAGGCCTCTTCATGCCGCTGCATCAGCATGTTGATCTGGCCgttcttcctctcctccacctcATGGATCTCAGTCTTTCTCTGCAGGTCAAGCTCGTCCCTAAGCATCTTCATCTTTTTATCATACTTGGCCTCAATTTCTGAAAggcagaagcacagagaggagcAGATTACCCAGAGGCTCCAGAAGAGATGGAACCTATAAACACGGCCCAAGAACACCCACCAGAACAAAGGCTGTGCAAACAAGCTCACAAATGACATACAGCATGCACAACATAGTCTGCCTTCCTTTGTGTGTagcagacattgctaatcaatCCCTGGGTTAGGGACACCTGATCCCATGGCAGTGTGGTCAGCCAGTCAGACTACAGTCTCATCAGTAAACCAGACAGACTTCTCAAATGGGAGCCCCCTCAGGTCAGGAGCCATGGAAAAGACTATTCTAAGAATACTGCCGGTTGCTCCTAACTGCTGATTTATGCCAGGAGTGGGGAAGTAGGTGGTCATCACAGCCTCTCCAGCTTGCATGGAAATAAGTTGTTCCAGGATTCTGAACAATCCATCAGCCTTGGAAGCTATCACATCTTCTCTTAGCATGTCTGGCCCAATTTAACCTGGTTTCTGTGCTTGGGTTAGTAGCCCTGAAGGTAAATGACGTTCTGATGGGAGGGGCTCTGGCACTGTCTTATTCAGCGTACATGTGAGAAACCAACCTCGCACTTGCCTCTCAAAGTCATTCCGCATCTTGGTGATCTCCTCAGTGTGCTTCtgcaaaggcagagaagcaggctgttACCAggtgacacatacacacagaagccTCTCCCTGGGGCTGGCCCAGCTCCTCAGTGGTATGAAAAATTCAACTCAGTAAACCCTGTGCTGTTACTGGTAGGTGCTGGGTTCCCCTCATCTCCAAGCTCACGCATCATGCTCAGAATAATGTGGTTTTGGTAACTCCCACATTTCATAATTCAATTCCCTCAGCTAAAGTCACCTCTGAGCTTGACAGAGAATTATAAGACATTCCAAACACTAATCATGCTTGGCCCTTGGCTCAATCTGCCTTCACCCAGGCTGGAGACCACTGGCCATGTCTACACAGAGCTGTAGGCACTCTCCAGATGCCTGCCAACTCTGCCTCAGCTGTCTTAGAgcagtattaaaaattattatgacagttatagggacgcctgggtggctcagtggttaagcatctgcctttggcccagggcgtgatcctgggatttgggaatgagtcccacatcaggctccttgcagggagcctgcaataaaataaaatcataaataaataaataaataaataaataaataaataaataaataaataaataaataaatttattattatgacagttatatattaaatttttcaataaaaaatttagatTACATTTTAGAGTAGTATTTTTGTACAAAGGGGAACTGACCATGTAACTATTCCATATGCAGGCCTCGGGTAAGCAGACAGCCCCACATTACTAAATTCACTGGAAACCAGCCCAGGCTGTACTTCTGTCAGCAAAGACCAGACAATTCTTGCAGACCAAGACTTCAACCTCAGGCTTCGCTGCAAAGTCTGCAccattactgatttttttccagattgaGTTGAGGCTGGTTTGCCTCTAGGCATGAGGCAAATGTGTGACAAAGTCTTCTCAACCCATGGCCAGGAAAGAGCCTTAGAAAACCAAagtcagggatgcctgtgtggctcagcggttgagcatctgcctttggctcagggcatgatcctggggtcctgggatcgagtcccacatcgggcttctgcatggagcctgcttctcccctctctttctctctgtgtctctcatgaataaataaataaaatctttaaaaaaaaaaaaaaaaaaaaagaaagaaagaaagaaagaaaaccaaagtcaGACACATCTTCCCTCACCCCAGGTCCACCAAAGGTACCCCAACTCAGCTTGGGTCAAAGGCCCAACCCTAACTGTGGTTTTTGATGCCAACAAGCTCTGACCTATCTCCCGCACCTCCTTGCCCCTTGTTCCTCTGGACCTTCACACTGGCTCATTCCCTATCCCTTCTCCAGACTTGGTCTCTTCAagcccagctcagcccccacctccttccagccTTTttccaaatgtcaccttctcactGAGGCATCCCCAGAACTTCTTGTGAAAAAATGCAACCCCACCCCAATCCCCAGCACCCTCTTCCCACAGCACTCATGCCTGTGGATATGCTCTATGCATTCAACAGTCTATTCTGTCTTCCATCTCCTTACTGGACCATCAGGGCCTGGGACCTTACGAGCACTCACCAAACGAATTTCAACCACCATCTGGAACCTCTCCAGCCCCCTCTCAGAAAGGACCAAAAACTCGGCCAGGTACTCATGAACCTGACTTGCATGACAAACTGCTGTGGCTGCCTAGGGGCTAGCACACTGGACACTTTAATGGTTCTGTATATTTCTAGGTGCACCTGATAGACTCCCTGGGAAAGCAGCCAGGTGTCAGGTATCAGCAGCATGTGGAGAGGGACCCTGTGAAGTCAGTTTGTTGCTCAAGTTGAGACATGACTTTGTACTTGGCTCCCAAATGGGATTTGTCTGGctgtgtgctttttttcttttaatatttcaattaatTGCTAAAATGTGAGgaacttctaaaaaatatatgaattccCAGTTATGTTGAATAATCAGGAGTTCACGGTCCCCAGGAGCCAATCAGGCCCTGGCGACCCTCACACCTACCAGCCGCAGGTTCTTCACCACCACCTCGTTGGCCAACTCCTGCTCCTTGAGCTCCACCTTTAGCGCCCGCATATCTTTGCGTAGTATACCCTCCTGTGTGTGGTGCTCCTTCTGGGCCAGCTTCATGACCACGGTGCCCTCGGCCTTCATCTCTGTCAGGTTGTTCTGATGCTCGTACAGCAGGTGTTTCACCTTCTGCTTGTAGACCTGTGGACAGCGGGAGCACCACCTGCTCACCtgcacactctcacacacactcttgcATATGCATGCTCACCTGTACGCACATATCCTTTTATGAAAAATACCTTCGTTTCCCAGTGTAAAGGGTACAAAGGGGTGCAACCCccaaataaaggagagaaaatgcccCCTGTCCCTTGTCCACCCCTCTGTTCCATACGCGAAGACCTGCTGGGATAGGCAGGTCAGCCCCACTTACCTTGATCTCAACTTGATGCCTCTCCTCAGCCTCCTCCATCTCCCGGTCTTTGTTGCGCAGCTCAGCCTTCTTCTCCTCCAGCTGCCTCCGTGTGATCTCCCAGAAGGTGTGGATCTTGTCCCGCTCTAATTGGAAGTAGTTGCGCTCCTCGCGTTCACGGTCCAGCTCCTCGCGGATGCGGCTGATATGCTCCTCCACCTGCCAGGCAGAGCAGAGCCATGAGGACCCAGCAAGGGCCCACccaattcaaagaaaaaagaaggacaaCTCACACCTACAAACAAGTAAaaactaaaagtgaaaatatgatgctagggggcacctgcatggctcagtggttgggcatctgcctctggctcaggtcgtgatcctggagtcctgagacagagtcctgcatcagagtactgcagggagcctgtttctccctctgcttatgtctctgcctatctctctgtgtctctcgtgaataaataaataaaatctttttaaaaatatatgacgctaaaaaaaaaaaaaaaaaatatatgacgcTAGGAAGGTTCCAAAGATAGGACAGATTCAGAAAATAGCAGAAATATCTTGAATGtggggacttctgggtggctcagaggttaagcacctgcctttggctcagggcatgatcctggagtcccaggatcgagtcccacatcaggctcccagcatggagcctgcttctccctctgcctatgtctctacctctctgtctctctgtgtctttcatgaataaataaataaaattttttaaaaaagaaagaaatatcttgaATGTGGGCAATAATCATAAAATGATTATATCCTTTAATCCATTCCTGGGAATTTAGACTAAAGAAATTTTGCAAAAAACACAAGAGCTTTCTGCTCAGAGACATTAGCCACACCATTATTACGacagcaaaaaaatttaaaaggatagggcacctgggtggctcagttggttcagagtccaactcttggttttggctcaggtcgtgatctcatggatGGTGGGATAGAGCCAGTCGGGCTCCACGTTCAGTGGGGTATCTGCTTGTAggttctctccctttgcccctaccccccactcacacacatgcactctctctcaaacaaataaataaatcctttttaaaaattttaaaaggaagtaatctaagatgattttaaatactgaaatgatTGAAAAATTAGAGTAAATCTATAGTAGGATTATAGGTCCCAAAGACACACAGATAAGAAAATGTTAGAGCACCATAGATATTCACAAAATAACGCTAAATTAAAAACACTCACCTTTAAAGGTATatgttaagcaaaaaaaaaacacacaaaaccagAAGACCCCCTAACAGTCAAAAAAGGTTTGATCCAAAACCAACTGCAAATCTGCAAATaggataaaattaaaaggaaagtagGACAGGCTCTTGGTTTCcttgtgaattttatttccatCAAGATTTGGTCATcaatgtctccagaggcaagggaaacagaagcaaaaatgaactattaggacttcatcaagataaaaagctcctgcacggcaaaggaaacaatcaacaaaagtaaaaggcagcccacagaatgggagaagatatttgcaatgatatttcggataaagggctagtatccaaaatttataaagagcttatcacactcaacacccagaaaacaaataattcagttaagaaatgggcagaagacatatgtatagacacttttccaaagaacacatccagatggctgacagacacatgaaaaaatgctcaccatcactcatcatcagggacatacaaatcaaaaccagattGAGacactacctcacaccagtcagaatggctaaaattaacaacataagaaATAAGAGGTGTTGGTAGGaggatgctgagaaaggggaaccctcttacactgttggttggaatacaaactggtgtggccactctggaaaacagcagaCAGGTTTCTCACAAAGTTAAAAcgagaactactctatgacccagcaatagcaatactaggtatttattacccaaaggatacaaaatacagatttgaagcaGTAAACACACCccagtgtttacagcagcattatctactaTAACCAAattggagagagcccaaatgtccatcaactgatgaatggatacagaagatgaggaatatacatataatggaatactactcagccatcaaaaagaatgaggtcttgccatttgcaacaacatggggagcctgatgtggggcttgttatcaggaccccgggatcaaaacctgagccaagggcagacgcttaacctactgagccacccaggtgccccaccataaaagactcttagtgatagagaacaaactgagggatgAGGGAGTTGGCTGGGGGATGGAATACATGGGGGGTGGGCATGTTAGGGTGAGCTTTGGGTGTcatatggaagtgatgaatcactgaattctactccagaaaccaatatggcactgcatgttaactaagtaaaatttagcttaaaaaaaaaaaaaaaaaaagaatttgtcatcTTCTGAGCACAACATCAAGCCACTCACTATTAAGGGTTTCTCTCCTGATAACTCCACTCCCCACAGAGGAATCACATTTCTCACTTGAAGGGAAGGCCAAGATAACAACCACCTGAGGAGTGGTAGCCGGAGGAGCTCTGTGGTGAGgaacctgcatggagcctggctgCCCAGGAGCGTCTGA
The Vulpes lagopus strain Blue_001 chromosome 10, ASM1834538v1, whole genome shotgun sequence genome window above contains:
- the GAS8 gene encoding dynein regulatory complex subunit 4 isoform X2, whose protein sequence is MKHTEEITKMRNDFERQVREIEAKYDKKMKMLRDELDLQRKTEIHEVEERKNGQINMLMQRHEEAFTDIKNYYNDITLNNLALINSLKEQMEDMRKKEDHLEKEMMEVSMQNKRLADPLQKARDDMNEMQKKLRNYEWDKQILICTKARLKVAEKELKALQWEHEVLEQRFLKVQQERDELYRKFTAAILEVQQKVGFKNLVLERKLQALSAAVEKKEVQFNEVLAASNLDPTALTLVSRKLEDVLESKNTTIKDLQYELARVCKAHNDLLRTYEAKLLAFGIPLDNVGFKPLETAVIGQTLGQGPAGLVGTPT
- the GAS8 gene encoding dynein regulatory complex subunit 4 isoform X3, whose translation is MTLREIEAKYDKKMKMLRDELDLQRKTEIHEVEERKNGQINMLMQRHEEAFTDIKNYYNDITLNNLALINSLKEQMEDMRKKEDHLEKEMMEVSMQNKRLADPLQKARDDMNEMQKKLRNYEWDKQILICTKARLKVAEKELKALQWEHEVLEQRFLKVQQERDELYRKFTAAILEVQQKVGFKNLVLERKLQALSAAVEKKEVQFNEVLAASNLDPTALTLVSRKLEDVLESKNTTIKDLQYELARVCKAHNDLLRTYEAKLLAFGIPLDNVGFKPLETAVIGQTLGQGPAGLVGTPT
- the GAS8 gene encoding dynein regulatory complex subunit 4 isoform X1, with the protein product MAPKKKGKKGKTKGTPIVDGLAPEDMSKEQVEEHISRIREELDREREERNYFQLERDKIHTFWEITRRQLEEKKAELRNKDREMEEAEERHQVEIKVYKQKVKHLLYEHQNNLTEMKAEGTVVMKLAQKEHHTQEGILRKDMRALKVELKEQELANEVVVKNLRLKHTEEITKMRNDFERQVREIEAKYDKKMKMLRDELDLQRKTEIHEVEERKNGQINMLMQRHEEAFTDIKNYYNDITLNNLALINSLKEQMEDMRKKEDHLEKEMMEVSMQNKRLADPLQKARDDMNEMQKKLRNYEWDKQILICTKARLKVAEKELKALQWEHEVLEQRFLKVQQERDELYRKFTAAILEVQQKVGFKNLVLERKLQALSAAVEKKEVQFNEVLAASNLDPTALTLVSRKLEDVLESKNTTIKDLQYELARVCKAHNDLLRTYEAKLLAFGIPLDNVGFKPLETAVIGQTLGQGPAGLVGTPT